The proteins below are encoded in one region of Methanosarcina barkeri 3:
- a CDS encoding elongation factor EF-2, giving the protein MGRRKKMVERVTTLMNEPVRIRNIGIVAHIDHGKTTLSDNLLAGAGMISKELAGRQLFMDSDEEEQQRGITIDASNVSMVHTFDNEDYLINLIDTPGHVDFGGDVTRAMRAVDGAVVVVDAVEGTMPQTETVLRQALREHVRPVLFVNKVDRLINELQVDSQEMQVRLGKVIDHVNKLIKNMNPEKYKAGWRVDAAAGTVAFGSALYNWAISVPMMKKTGVSFNDVYNYCKAGDMKSLAEKCPLHEAVLDMVIHFLPNPLDAQKGRVPVIWHGDAKSEIGESMTHANPEGDLAFMVTDISVDPHAGEVATGRLFSGSFSRGMEVYTSGTAKKSRVQQVGIFMGPERLEVEKIPAGNIAAVTGLKEAIVGSTVTTLEGMTPFESIRHVSEPVVTVAVEAKHTKDLPKLIEVLRQVAKEDPTLQITLDEETGEHLMAGMGELHLEVIAHRIQRDKNVEITTSKPIVVYRETIKRKIEPTEGKSPNRHNRFYIFVEPLDLEIVSAIKAGDISMNLPELERRQKLMDLGMDKEEAKGIVGIFNSNIFIDMTKGIQYLNETMELVLDGFEEVMRAGPLTREPVANVKCVLVDAKLHEDAIHRGPAQVIPASRQAIQAGMLMADDTLLEPYQKVFVQVPQLLMGGATKELQGRRGIILNMSTEGDLAIIEARVPVAEMFGFAGEIRSATEGRAMWSTEFGGFDVVPTSIQNEIVGQIRERKGLKKELPKAADYLSM; this is encoded by the coding sequence ATGGGACGAAGGAAGAAAATGGTCGAGCGCGTAACGACGCTCATGAATGAGCCGGTAAGAATAAGAAATATCGGGATCGTTGCGCACATTGACCACGGAAAAACTACATTATCGGACAACCTGTTAGCCGGTGCCGGCATGATTTCGAAGGAACTTGCAGGCAGACAGTTATTCATGGACTCCGACGAAGAGGAACAACAAAGAGGTATTACAATCGATGCCTCCAACGTTTCCATGGTTCACACTTTTGATAATGAAGACTACCTGATCAATCTGATCGACACCCCCGGACACGTTGACTTTGGTGGGGACGTAACTCGTGCCATGAGAGCTGTGGACGGGGCTGTTGTTGTCGTGGATGCAGTCGAAGGTACAATGCCCCAGACCGAAACCGTGCTGAGGCAGGCACTCAGGGAACATGTCAGACCCGTACTTTTCGTTAACAAAGTAGACAGGCTAATCAATGAGCTTCAGGTCGATTCCCAGGAAATGCAGGTCCGTCTTGGAAAAGTCATTGATCACGTGAACAAGCTCATCAAGAACATGAACCCTGAAAAATACAAGGCAGGCTGGAGAGTCGATGCTGCAGCCGGAACTGTTGCTTTCGGGTCAGCTCTTTACAACTGGGCAATCAGTGTGCCCATGATGAAGAAAACCGGGGTTTCTTTTAACGACGTATACAATTACTGTAAAGCCGGAGACATGAAGTCTCTTGCAGAAAAATGTCCCCTGCACGAAGCTGTTCTTGACATGGTTATTCACTTCTTGCCAAACCCACTTGACGCCCAAAAGGGAAGAGTACCTGTTATCTGGCATGGAGATGCGAAATCTGAAATCGGAGAGTCCATGACCCACGCAAATCCGGAAGGAGATCTTGCGTTCATGGTAACTGACATTTCAGTTGACCCCCACGCAGGTGAAGTTGCAACAGGAAGGCTGTTCAGCGGTTCTTTTTCCCGTGGTATGGAAGTCTACACCTCAGGCACTGCAAAGAAGAGCAGAGTCCAGCAGGTAGGTATCTTCATGGGCCCTGAGAGGCTTGAAGTGGAAAAGATTCCTGCAGGAAACATTGCCGCGGTTACCGGTCTGAAAGAAGCGATCGTGGGATCCACTGTAACAACTCTCGAAGGCATGACGCCTTTCGAAAGCATAAGGCACGTAAGTGAGCCTGTGGTTACTGTGGCTGTAGAAGCAAAGCACACCAAAGATCTGCCCAAACTGATTGAGGTGCTCAGACAGGTTGCAAAGGAAGACCCGACCCTTCAGATCACTCTTGACGAGGAAACCGGAGAACACCTGATGGCAGGCATGGGAGAACTTCACCTTGAAGTTATTGCCCACAGGATTCAAAGGGACAAGAACGTTGAGATCACCACGAGCAAGCCAATTGTCGTTTACAGAGAAACTATTAAGAGAAAGATCGAACCTACGGAAGGAAAGTCTCCAAACAGACACAACAGGTTCTATATCTTTGTGGAACCCCTTGACCTTGAAATTGTCAGTGCTATTAAAGCCGGCGATATCAGCATGAATCTGCCCGAGCTTGAACGCAGGCAGAAACTCATGGATCTCGGAATGGACAAAGAAGAGGCAAAAGGCATTGTCGGGATCTTCAATTCCAATATCTTCATTGATATGACCAAAGGTATCCAGTACCTCAATGAGACAATGGAACTTGTGCTTGATGGGTTTGAGGAAGTCATGCGTGCAGGCCCACTTACAAGGGAACCTGTGGCAAACGTTAAATGCGTGCTCGTAGATGCGAAGCTTCACGAAGACGCAATCCACAGAGGTCCTGCCCAGGTCATTCCTGCTTCAAGGCAGGCAATTCAGGCAGGTATGCTTATGGCAGACGACACTCTGCTCGAACCTTATCAGAAGGTTTTTGTTCAGGTACCCCAGCTTTTAATGGGTGGTGCAACAAAGGAACTGCAGGGCCGCCGTGGAATTATTCTTAACATGAGTACGGAAGGAGACCTGGCAATTATTGAGGCTAGAGTGCCTGTAGCTGAGATGTTCGGATTTGCTGGTGAGATCAGGTCTGCAACTGAAGGACGTGCCATGTGGAGCACCGAATTCGGAGGGTTTGACGTTGTGCCTACCAGCATTCAGAACGAAATTGTGGGCCAGATAAGAGAAAGGAAGGGCCTGAAGAAAGAATTGCCCAAAGCCGCTGATTACCTTTCAATGTAA
- the tuf gene encoding translation elongation factor EF-1 subunit alpha, whose amino-acid sequence MAADKPHMNLAVIGHIDHGKSTFVGRLMFDAGAVAPHIIEKFREEAKQKGKESFAFAWVMDSLKEERERGITIDIAHKRFDTDKFYFTVVDCPGHRDFVKNMITGASQADAAVLVVAAPDGVMAQTKEHIFLSRTLGINQLIVAINKMDAVEYSEARYKEVVEQVSGILKMIGFKPSEIPFIPTSAFYGDNIIKNSENTPWYKGPSIMDSLNNLKEPEKPSNLPLRIPVEDAYTISGIGTVPVGRVETGVMKKGDKVVFMPGGATGEVKSIEMHHEEIPQALPGDNIGWNIRGIGKADVRRGDVCGHVDNPPKVADEFVGQIVVLQHPSAITAGYTPVFHAHTSQIACQLIELNKKLDPKTGQVKEENPTFLKAGDAAIVTIKPTKPMVIEPVKEIPQLGRFAIRDMGMTIAAGMCMSVKQK is encoded by the coding sequence ATGGCAGCTGATAAACCGCACATGAATTTAGCAGTGATTGGTCACATTGACCACGGAAAATCAACATTCGTAGGACGCTTAATGTTCGATGCAGGAGCTGTAGCTCCACATATCATCGAGAAGTTTAGAGAAGAAGCAAAGCAGAAGGGTAAGGAATCTTTCGCCTTCGCATGGGTTATGGACTCTCTTAAGGAAGAGCGTGAAAGAGGTATTACAATTGACATCGCTCACAAGAGATTCGACACAGACAAATTCTACTTCACAGTCGTAGACTGCCCAGGCCACCGTGACTTCGTAAAGAACATGATCACAGGTGCTTCCCAGGCTGACGCTGCTGTCCTTGTTGTCGCAGCTCCTGATGGTGTCATGGCCCAGACTAAGGAACACATTTTCCTTTCCAGAACCCTCGGCATTAACCAGCTGATTGTCGCAATCAACAAGATGGATGCAGTCGAATACAGCGAAGCCAGGTATAAGGAAGTCGTCGAGCAGGTCTCCGGTATCCTTAAGATGATCGGGTTCAAGCCAAGCGAAATCCCCTTCATCCCGACCTCTGCATTCTACGGTGACAACATTATAAAGAACAGTGAAAATACTCCCTGGTACAAGGGCCCATCCATTATGGACTCTCTCAATAACCTCAAAGAACCGGAAAAACCATCTAATCTCCCTCTCAGGATCCCTGTCGAAGATGCATACACAATTTCCGGTATCGGAACCGTACCTGTAGGCAGAGTTGAAACAGGTGTTATGAAGAAGGGTGACAAGGTCGTCTTCATGCCAGGCGGAGCAACCGGTGAAGTAAAATCCATTGAGATGCACCACGAAGAAATTCCACAGGCACTTCCAGGAGACAACATTGGCTGGAACATCCGTGGTATCGGCAAGGCCGATGTCCGCAGAGGAGACGTTTGTGGTCATGTTGACAACCCACCAAAAGTAGCTGACGAGTTTGTAGGACAGATTGTTGTTCTGCAGCACCCCTCCGCAATCACTGCCGGATACACCCCTGTTTTCCACGCCCACACCTCCCAGATTGCATGCCAGCTGATCGAGCTTAACAAGAAGCTGGACCCGAAGACTGGACAGGTAAAGGAAGAGAACCCAACCTTCCTTAAGGCAGGAGATGCAGCAATCGTTACCATCAAGCCAACAAAGCCAATGGTTATCGAGCCAGTAAAAGAAATTCCACAGCTCGGCAGGTTTGCTATCCGTGATATGGGTATGACAATTGCCGCAGGCATGTGCATGAGTGTTAAGCAGAAATAA
- the rpsJ gene encoding 30S ribosomal protein S10: MQKARIRLSGISPKDLDGVCNQVKSIAERTGVNISGPVPLPTKKLVVPTRKSPSGDGTATWDHWEMRVHKRLIDIAADERALRQLMRIQVPKDINIEIVLEG, from the coding sequence ATGCAGAAAGCTAGAATTAGATTGTCAGGCATCAGTCCCAAAGATCTGGACGGAGTCTGCAATCAGGTCAAATCCATTGCGGAAAGAACAGGAGTTAACATTTCAGGACCTGTTCCGCTACCCACAAAGAAACTTGTAGTTCCTACAAGAAAAAGCCCGAGCGGAGACGGAACTGCAACCTGGGACCACTGGGAGATGCGTGTACACAAGCGTCTCATTGATATTGCAGCCGATGAAAGGGCACTTCGTCAGCTCATGAGAATTCAGGTTCCTAAAGATATCAATATCGAAATCGTACTCGAAGGATAA
- a CDS encoding SIR2 family protein gives MSDHIRALANHMVSRKKAGADPYILFLGAGASINSGCSNLMKIVDDVLKSHATKSDLDYWEDKIKEADQENKEFAEYLNEKINQEKRTYFFETWKKLGDSDRYLILKKHLLENKNPSEGYGHLVQLIRNGFIKMVFSTNLDNLLERALINAGLCQSENFVVIINNKDRPEVIVEQLNSPFIPLKIIKLHGSLESPKSYAFTQNEIFAFESKINSDISRFINQSLIIVGHSMQDRDVCTLFEKEGDEIYFVNPTTPPAESEGSKILSVRGKGEIIVGEDGHFDAFFRKLLMYAKYEEESNGSISFSESRVNASRLEVSDLENIVTHKSYIESDPSETFTFSSMNMEHRIIELYKSLENRSVVSDYLDRNVCKAKNFSPSIALFSSTNNYENMYQAINENKHVVLLCDAGVGKTTELKQLAYHCSRLRSYCPIFIPLNLYTNRRIKEYFPKNWEQIPEKELLVLLDGFDEIESKNINDAIREIEFFVREYPNVHIVVSCRTNFYKIETEEDEGLLNGFTSYILLNLENKEIKKYAKDKLDFKSTYFFDSIYEKDLYPLLKSPFYLKYLIELFTKNNDLPKSKAEIFKNLLELRIKLDIKHYRTTKELKNEKENVMKILEHIALAMECLGRNYIGNKELEDILPKPSSRELLKYCTTWVKQEVDNVTWQFEHNNFQEYLAAKKLSNYPIEVIKGLVSSGNEHEKISLSWLNTLSFLVALYSADDLKKWILSVQPELFVKFEYNTISKKERIQIFKEIFESYEEKEIWIPWGKFRIDELARFGQSDEIVHYLLKKIESGAHFTTIGTAIELLCKIKDIPTEYKDKVKDILIKRALETSYEGIVQNYALECLSVHKFDSKGIVDQIVPSLRRSKDDNIRSGLYRLLCNSDFLNDYVDIFLEGVDCAYSRKVFSSSELTYLKEGFNKANSPESIKKIVEFFRKKPENLENIYFNREIGFLDNAVQAYKKDPSILEPCLELFKALLIGHERQAQNFLCFFDNADLRLQVFQNIYLERNVEKDAFLILGALADMNCIEFYVNEYEDRRITDSEIWSLQNSLAFENKQLCPQFNRLIVEKFGERFALPPKKDYEKMRIQGVQRDIELIFNKDLFLGEISRIFKISKKEKLTRSELSHIKLENFEDNISELIIRLLYKIAGDKTITLEEAIENINGLKWDYFVIGKVYEMSIRDESISFTPEQKQYVSEWCLSHVHNVDFKKAISKTDKRITTDRTAILLWYFLRKFDISYPVNVLLDMISFDSFDLGTEFVGIEYLERRLSPKEMKTRILENLKEGIEYDFVLENHVIYCKSYRMKQILQFTPDIITDVNRAYSARKLALDITAEMSEDLYELEVILTKISDDFKWEILKILIDNNKDCEAFLLNTYNNGNENDKLQSSAYLMKSQNIKGLQFLIEWIKENEKYPWFIGESPLRSIHDFIFVPDLLRLLKMSYQEDISQDSFHSLHNDVLEALSRIAMDSERNFSEIKECIEDFIIENSSNIKDIKFLYSYLENLELKFYEARSKDINYVKAKFRELNITM, from the coding sequence ATGTCTGATCATATAAGAGCTTTAGCCAATCACATGGTTTCAAGAAAAAAAGCAGGCGCTGACCCATATATTTTGTTCCTCGGAGCTGGAGCATCCATAAATTCTGGATGCTCAAATTTGATGAAAATTGTTGATGATGTATTGAAATCTCATGCTACTAAGTCAGATCTTGATTATTGGGAAGATAAAATTAAAGAAGCTGATCAAGAAAATAAAGAATTTGCAGAATATCTAAATGAAAAAATTAACCAAGAAAAACGTACTTATTTTTTTGAAACTTGGAAAAAATTAGGAGACAGTGATCGATATTTAATTCTTAAAAAACATTTATTGGAAAACAAAAATCCTTCTGAAGGATATGGTCATTTAGTCCAACTAATAAGAAATGGCTTCATTAAAATGGTCTTTTCGACAAACTTAGACAACTTACTAGAAAGAGCTTTAATTAATGCAGGATTGTGCCAGTCAGAAAATTTTGTTGTAATTATAAATAATAAAGATCGACCCGAAGTAATAGTCGAACAGCTTAATTCTCCGTTTATTCCTTTGAAAATAATTAAACTTCATGGTAGTTTAGAATCTCCAAAAAGCTATGCTTTTACTCAGAACGAAATCTTTGCTTTTGAAAGTAAAATCAATTCGGATATTTCTAGATTTATCAATCAGAGTCTCATAATTGTAGGACACAGCATGCAAGATCGAGATGTATGCACGCTTTTTGAAAAGGAAGGAGATGAAATTTATTTTGTAAATCCGACAACTCCTCCGGCAGAAAGTGAAGGTTCGAAAATTTTATCAGTTCGTGGTAAAGGAGAAATAATAGTTGGAGAAGATGGACATTTTGACGCATTTTTTAGAAAACTATTGATGTATGCGAAATATGAAGAAGAAAGTAATGGTTCAATTTCTTTCAGTGAAAGCAGAGTTAATGCCTCGAGACTTGAAGTTTCTGACCTTGAAAATATAGTGACTCATAAATCATATATAGAGTCTGATCCCTCTGAAACCTTTACCTTCTCTTCTATGAATATGGAGCATAGAATAATAGAACTTTACAAGTCTTTAGAAAACCGTTCTGTTGTCTCTGATTATTTAGATAGAAATGTGTGCAAAGCGAAAAACTTCAGTCCCAGCATTGCTTTGTTTTCAAGCACAAACAATTATGAAAATATGTACCAAGCAATTAATGAAAACAAACACGTTGTACTTCTTTGTGATGCGGGAGTAGGGAAAACAACTGAGCTAAAGCAACTTGCTTATCATTGTTCGAGGCTTCGTTCTTACTGTCCTATTTTTATTCCTCTCAACCTATACACAAACAGGAGAATTAAAGAGTATTTCCCTAAAAATTGGGAGCAAATACCAGAAAAAGAGCTACTTGTTTTGCTTGATGGATTTGATGAAATTGAAAGTAAAAATATCAATGATGCAATTCGTGAAATAGAATTTTTTGTGAGAGAATATCCAAATGTGCACATTGTAGTCTCTTGCAGAACTAATTTTTACAAAATAGAAACTGAAGAAGATGAAGGTCTGTTGAATGGGTTTACTTCTTATATACTTCTTAACCTTGAAAATAAAGAGATTAAGAAATATGCCAAAGATAAGCTGGATTTTAAATCAACATATTTTTTTGATTCGATCTACGAGAAAGATCTTTATCCTTTACTGAAATCTCCTTTTTATTTAAAATACTTAATTGAATTGTTTACAAAAAACAATGACTTGCCAAAAAGTAAAGCCGAAATATTCAAAAATTTATTAGAATTAAGAATTAAACTTGACATTAAGCACTATCGCACAACAAAAGAACTGAAGAATGAGAAGGAAAATGTAATGAAAATCCTAGAACACATTGCCTTAGCAATGGAATGTCTAGGAAGAAACTACATTGGTAATAAAGAATTAGAAGATATATTACCAAAACCATCTTCAAGAGAATTATTGAAATACTGCACGACATGGGTTAAGCAAGAAGTAGATAATGTAACTTGGCAATTTGAGCATAATAATTTCCAGGAGTATCTAGCAGCTAAAAAACTTTCAAACTATCCCATTGAAGTGATTAAGGGACTTGTATCTTCTGGAAATGAACATGAAAAAATTTCTCTTTCTTGGTTAAATACCCTTTCTTTTCTAGTTGCCCTCTATAGTGCTGATGATCTAAAAAAATGGATTTTATCCGTGCAACCTGAACTTTTTGTTAAGTTTGAGTATAATACAATCAGTAAAAAAGAGAGGATTCAAATATTCAAGGAAATATTCGAAAGCTATGAAGAAAAAGAAATATGGATACCATGGGGTAAGTTCCGGATTGATGAACTTGCGAGATTCGGACAATCTGATGAGATAGTCCACTACTTGCTGAAAAAGATCGAAAGCGGTGCACATTTTACTACTATAGGAACGGCAATCGAATTATTGTGCAAAATAAAAGATATACCGACAGAGTATAAAGATAAGGTAAAAGATATTTTAATAAAGCGCGCTTTGGAAACAAGTTATGAAGGAATTGTGCAAAATTATGCCCTTGAGTGTTTGTCGGTCCACAAATTCGATTCAAAAGGGATCGTTGATCAAATTGTGCCTTCACTGAGAAGATCAAAAGATGATAACATCAGGTCAGGATTGTATCGTCTTTTATGTAATAGTGATTTTCTTAATGATTACGTAGATATTTTTCTAGAAGGAGTTGATTGTGCATATTCCCGAAAGGTTTTTTCTTCTTCAGAACTTACATACTTAAAAGAAGGTTTTAATAAAGCTAATTCTCCTGAATCAATTAAAAAAATTGTAGAATTTTTTAGGAAAAAACCTGAAAATTTAGAAAATATTTATTTTAACCGGGAAATTGGTTTTTTGGACAATGCTGTTCAAGCTTACAAGAAAGATCCTTCAATTTTAGAACCTTGTTTGGAGTTATTCAAAGCATTATTAATAGGGCATGAAAGGCAGGCTCAAAATTTTCTATGTTTTTTTGACAATGCCGATTTAAGACTCCAGGTTTTTCAAAATATTTATTTGGAAAGGAATGTTGAGAAAGATGCATTTTTAATCCTCGGAGCTTTAGCTGATATGAACTGTATTGAATTTTATGTTAATGAATATGAGGACAGGAGAATTACAGATTCCGAAATATGGAGTCTACAAAACTCACTTGCGTTTGAAAATAAGCAGTTGTGTCCTCAATTTAACAGACTTATTGTCGAAAAGTTTGGAGAAAGATTTGCTTTACCTCCCAAAAAAGATTATGAAAAAATGAGGATTCAAGGAGTTCAAAGAGACATTGAGTTGATTTTTAATAAAGATCTATTCCTTGGAGAAATTTCTAGGATCTTCAAAATAAGCAAGAAAGAAAAACTTACACGCTCCGAGCTCTCTCACATTAAATTAGAAAATTTTGAAGATAATATTTCTGAGTTAATAATTCGTTTATTATACAAAATTGCTGGTGATAAAACAATTACTCTTGAAGAAGCTATTGAAAATATTAATGGTTTGAAGTGGGACTATTTTGTCATAGGAAAAGTTTACGAGATGTCGATAAGAGATGAGAGCATTAGTTTTACGCCGGAACAAAAACAATATGTATCTGAATGGTGCCTTTCACACGTTCATAATGTTGATTTTAAAAAAGCAATTTCTAAAACGGATAAAAGGATAACCACTGATCGAACAGCCATACTTCTGTGGTATTTTTTAAGAAAATTTGATATTTCCTATCCAGTAAATGTTCTATTAGACATGATTTCTTTTGATAGTTTTGATTTAGGGACCGAATTTGTTGGAATAGAATATCTGGAAAGGCGGTTATCTCCCAAAGAAATGAAAACAAGAATTTTAGAAAATTTGAAGGAAGGAATCGAATATGACTTCGTTTTGGAAAATCACGTTATTTACTGCAAAAGCTACAGAATGAAACAAATATTACAATTTACTCCTGACATTATAACTGATGTAAATCGAGCTTATAGTGCACGAAAACTAGCATTGGACATTACTGCTGAAATGTCAGAAGACCTATATGAATTAGAAGTTATATTAACAAAAATAAGTGATGACTTTAAATGGGAAATTCTTAAAATACTTATTGATAATAATAAGGATTGTGAAGCTTTTCTTTTAAACACTTATAACAACGGAAACGAAAATGATAAATTACAGTCCTCTGCTTACTTAATGAAATCTCAAAATATAAAGGGACTTCAATTTTTAATTGAATGGATAAAAGAAAATGAAAAATATCCTTGGTTTATTGGTGAATCTCCTCTACGATCCATTCACGATTTTATTTTTGTTCCAGATTTATTAAGGTTACTGAAAATGAGTTATCAAGAAGACATTTCCCAAGACAGTTTTCACAGCTTGCATAATGACGTTTTGGAAGCTTTATCAAGAATAGCAATGGACTCTGAACGAAATTTCTCCGAAATTAAAGAATGCATTGAGGATTTTATCATTGAGAATTCGTCAAATATCAAGGATATTAAATTTCTGTACTCTTACCTAGAAAACTTAGAACTTAAGTTTTATGAGGCAAGAAGCAAAGACATCAATTATGTAAAAGCTAAGTTTCGAGAATTAAATATAACTATGTGA